The DNA segment GTCCATGGTTTCCCGCACGGCCCTCACGTTGCTGGCTGGCCTGATCGCGGTTCCGTTCACTCCGGTGAACCGCACGGCCACCAACAACGCGCCCGAACAGCAGGCCGCTCCCGCGGCCTACGCGACGACCGCCAAGGAGGCGTACCTCGCCCCCGAAGCGCTCACGTACATCCGTCCCGGGTTCAACATCAAGATCCAGGCCGTGACGAACTTCGGGCCCGGCCAAAAGCCGGTCGTCGAGCTCTACTTCACCGACGATCTCGGCGGGCCGCTCGACCGCCTCGGCCTCGTGACGCCGGGCACCATCTCGACGCGGTACGTCCCGGCGCTCTGGAACCCGACGACGAGGCGCTACACGGACTACATCGGCTACAACGCCGACCCCGCGAAGAACGCGAACCCGAGCCGTGACAACACGGGCACGTGGCAGGAACTCGAGATCGGCCACTACAAGTACACGTTCTTCAACGCCCTCCCCGCGACGATGGACCCGACGAAGCCGCACACGCTCGCCGCGATGGGCGTGCGCAACACGACCGACATCGTCGGGAAGCCCTACTACGCGGTTCCGAAGTATCTCGACTTCGTCCCGTCCACGAACGCGGCCGCGACGACGTTCAACGCGATGACGGTCGCGCGCTGCAACCAGTGCCATGACCCGCTCGCGCTGCACGGCGGCAACTACCGCGACATCAAGACGTGCGTCCTCTGCCACAACCCGAACAACATGACGGGCAACATCAGCGCCACGGAATCGCGCGTCCAGTTCGACGGGCAGATCTTCTTCCACGCCCTCCACATGGGCAAGAACGAGCTCGTCGTTCCGGAACTCACGTATCCGCAGGACGTCCGCTTCTGCACAACCTGCCACGACCCGGCGGCAGCCGGCGGCGCGAGCTGGTACACGTATCCGTCCATCGCGGCCTGCGGCTCCTGCCACGACGACGTGAACTTCACGACGGGCGCGAACCACACGGCCGGCCCCGCGGCCGACGGCACGTGCGCCACCTGCCACAAGCCGGAAGGCAGCGCGGATTGGGATGCGGGCATCAAGAACGCCCACGTCGTTCCGATCCAGTCCAAGCAGCTCAAGGGCTACACGGCCCAGATCCTGTCGGTCGCGAACGCCGGCCCCGGCAAGAAGATCGCCGTGACCTTCCAGCTCAAGAGCGGCGACGGCTCGTTCGTCGACCCGGGCGTCTACAAGGACACGACAAAGGGCAGCATCAGCATCAAGCTCGGCGGCCCGACGACCGACTACACGAACGCCGGCATGGCCGCGGCCGGCCAGCCGTTCAGTGAAGCCGCCCAGACCGCGACGTACAACGCGACGAACGGCCAGGCCGTCTACACGTTCACGAACGCCATCCCGGCGGCGGCCAAGGGCTCGTACGTCGTTTCGATCGACACCCGCCGCGCCTACACGTTGAACCCGGCGCCGAAGAACGGCCCGGCCACGATCAACGAGGGCGCGCCGAACCAGCCGTTCTACTTCGCGGTCACGGGCACGACGGTCGTCCCGCGCCGCACGTCCGTCGCGCTCTCGAAGTGCAACGTCTGCCACGCGAGGCTCGATAACCTCTTCTCGCACGGCGGCCAGCGCATCGAGACCCAGCACTGCGCCATCTGCCACAACCCGAACGCCACCGACATCGGCCGCCGCCCGACGGACGGCTCGGCCAACCCCGGCGAGTCCATCGAGTTCGCGCGCATGATCCACCGGATCCACACGGGCGCGGAGCTGACGCAGGACTACTCGATCTACGGATTCGGCGGCGCGGCCGCGAACTTCAACGAGGTCACGTACCCCGGCGACCGCCGGAACTGCCTCGCCTGCCATGTGAACGCCGCCGCGTACTCGCTCCCGCTCCCGAACTCCAACGTCCCGGTCGTCACGGACCGCGATTACTACTCGCCTCGCGGGTCGACCACGGCCGCCTGCACGGGCTGCCACGACAGCCGCGACGTCCTCGCGCACGCGTACATCAACACGGCGTACTTCCCGAACAACCCCACGGTCCCCGCCGACGCGTGCGGCACGTGCCACGCCACCGGTGCGGACGCCGGCGTCGACAAGGTTCACGCGCGGTAAATAAGGAAGGCCTGTGAAACACCTCTCGCTCGGAGTTGCCTTCGCCGCCCTCGCCGCATTCGCGGCGGGGCCGGCGGTGGCCCAGGCGCCGGCCAAGCCGGCGGCGAAGGTGGAGGCCGGGCCCTCGTGCGCCGACTGCCACGACGAGGCCAAAATCTTCGCCAGTAATCCCCATTCCCGTGGCTACGCCGCCGCGCACAAGGGCGCGACGGGCAACGCGGTCTGCGAAACGTGTCACGGCGACGGCAAGAAACACATGGATGCGGGCGGCGACAAGTCGCTCATCAAAACGCTCCATGGCGGCCGCGCCACCGACACGTGCCAGACCTGCCACAAGCAGTCCGCGGAGCGCGCGTCCTTCTGGAACAGCGTGCACGCGTCGTCCGAGGCGGTGAATTGCCTCTCCTGCCACTCCGTCCACAAGTCGGGCCAGGGCCAGAAGGCTCTTCTCAAGTCCGACCCCAACCAGCTCTGCGCGACCTGCCACCAGGACGTCAAGGCCTCGTTCACCGCCATGCCATACGCACACCGTCTCAAGGACGGCGTCATGTCGTGCGTGAGCTGCCACGATCCTCACGGCCGCCCGGTGAACCACGCCGTGCGACAGACCCGCGCGGGCGAGCCGGGCTGCGTCTCCTGCCACGCGGAGAAGAAGGGCCCCTTCGTCTATCCCCACGTCACCGGCATCGTCGGCAGCTGCCAGTCGTGCCACCGTCCGCACGGGTCCCCGTACCCGCACCAGCTGACGAGGGCCACGGTTTACACCCAGTGTCTCGAGTGCCACTCCACGCTCTCGACGGGCACGCTGGGCTCGCAGCCGCCTTCTTTCCACAACATCTCGCTGCCGCGCTACCAGAACTGCACGACGTGCCACACGGCCGTCCACGGTTCGCAGCGCGACCCGCAGCTTCTGAAGTAAGGACAGGCCGATGCGAATTCTCCGCTCCGCCTTCCTCACGGCCGCACTCGCTGCGACGCTCGCTTC comes from the Acidobacteriota bacterium genome and includes:
- a CDS encoding OmcA/MtrC family decaheme c-type cytochrome → MSMVSRTALTLLAGLIAVPFTPVNRTATNNAPEQQAAPAAYATTAKEAYLAPEALTYIRPGFNIKIQAVTNFGPGQKPVVELYFTDDLGGPLDRLGLVTPGTISTRYVPALWNPTTRRYTDYIGYNADPAKNANPSRDNTGTWQELEIGHYKYTFFNALPATMDPTKPHTLAAMGVRNTTDIVGKPYYAVPKYLDFVPSTNAAATTFNAMTVARCNQCHDPLALHGGNYRDIKTCVLCHNPNNMTGNISATESRVQFDGQIFFHALHMGKNELVVPELTYPQDVRFCTTCHDPAAAGGASWYTYPSIAACGSCHDDVNFTTGANHTAGPAADGTCATCHKPEGSADWDAGIKNAHVVPIQSKQLKGYTAQILSVANAGPGKKIAVTFQLKSGDGSFVDPGVYKDTTKGSISIKLGGPTTDYTNAGMAAAGQPFSEAAQTATYNATNGQAVYTFTNAIPAAAKGSYVVSIDTRRAYTLNPAPKNGPATINEGAPNQPFYFAVTGTTVVPRRTSVALSKCNVCHARLDNLFSHGGQRIETQHCAICHNPNATDIGRRPTDGSANPGESIEFARMIHRIHTGAELTQDYSIYGFGGAAANFNEVTYPGDRRNCLACHVNAAAYSLPLPNSNVPVVTDRDYYSPRGSTTAACTGCHDSRDVLAHAYINTAYFPNNPTVPADACGTCHATGADAGVDKVHAR
- a CDS encoding DmsE family decaheme c-type cytochrome; translation: MKHLSLGVAFAALAAFAAGPAVAQAPAKPAAKVEAGPSCADCHDEAKIFASNPHSRGYAAAHKGATGNAVCETCHGDGKKHMDAGGDKSLIKTLHGGRATDTCQTCHKQSAERASFWNSVHASSEAVNCLSCHSVHKSGQGQKALLKSDPNQLCATCHQDVKASFTAMPYAHRLKDGVMSCVSCHDPHGRPVNHAVRQTRAGEPGCVSCHAEKKGPFVYPHVTGIVGSCQSCHRPHGSPYPHQLTRATVYTQCLECHSTLSTGTLGSQPPSFHNISLPRYQNCTTCHTAVHGSQRDPQLLK